CGGCCGAGCCCGTCCGTTGTCCGTCCGCGTGACTCGCTAGTCGATCAGCGGCAGGCCCGTGCGGCTGTACAACGCGGCCTGCAGGATGATGGCGGCGGTGTTGATGTTCTCGCTGCCCGTGCTTCCACGTCCCTTCTCGTACACGCCGGAACTCCACCCGCGCCCCGTGCGCGCGGCGGCGACCGCATCCACCGCGCTCCGCGTGTAGCCGCGGGGAAGCAGCGCGTGCCATGCGTACGCCGCCTTGGCGCTGATCCATCGGGGATCGTGCAGGTCCACGGCGGAGCCCTGAACGTTCACCACGAACTGGTGGCCGTGGTGGTTGATGGAGTAGTAGAAGAAGTACCAGGGCGCCACCGGAACGTGGTCCTCGCTGACCATCGTCATCTGACCCGTGCGCTTGAACCGCTCCTCCTGCACCTTCAGCACGCGTTCCGAAAGCCCGCGCATCTCCGCGTTCCACCCGACCTCGAGCCCGGCCAGGACGAACGGCTCGCTGGTCAGGTGCTCGTCTCCGCGGCGATCCGCCAGCAGCGGCACACCCAGCACCTCGATGGGAAAGGTGTTCTCCGACAGGCTCAACGCGCGCGGGGCGGGGTAGCCCCACAGTTCGAAGCCGCGCGCCGCGTACTGCTCGTAGCCCAGCCGGCCCTCGCGATAGCGCCGCACGGTTCCGGCGGCATCCACGTCCGTGCCCCACAGGTACCCATCGGCCACCACGCGGTCCAGGTCCAGCCGCGCGACGATGCGGCTGATCTCGGCGGCGTACTGGGGCTGCTTTTCGGCGATGATGCGCAGCCAGATGAGCAGCCGTCCGACGTCGGTGGCCGACCACCCCGTGCCACGCTCCGACGAACTCACGTCGCGGTCGTCACGCCCGGCGATGGCGGCCGTGGGAGTCCGGTAGTTCTTGCTGAACACGGCCCCGTCGAACAGGGGCATCGTCTCCAGCGTCTTGAGCGCCCGGCTCATCCGCGTGTCGTACTCCGTGCGCGGCAGCAGCCCCAGGCGGTTGGCGCAGTACATCGCCGACAGCCCGCTGGCGATGTCCCAGATGGTGGCGTACTTGTAGTCGTGGACGGAGTTGATCAGCCCGGTCGCCGGCTGGTACTGAGTGTCAGCGTACAGCCAGGCCGCGCGGGCGGCCTCCAGGAAGAGCGCCTGGTCCGCGTGTGGGGTCGTGACGCGCGGATCGGGCTCAGGCTCCGGGGCGACCGGCCCCACGTTGTCCAGGCACCCGGCCGTGAGAAGCAGGGTGAGGGTAACGAACGCGAATCTATGCGCGGATCTCAGCATTCCTATCGACAATCAGCCTCTCCTGTTCCGAGCACCCGGTCCCCATCCACGCTCCCTTACACCGGTGGCCTCTCCGCGTTCAAGTTCTGAGCCATAAACGAGTTACGCGGAAACATCGGACGGTATCTCCATCCAGCCCTTGCCGACGAGAACCGCGCTGCCGCCCACGCGGATGGCCGAGATGGAGCCGGCTTCCACGTCCGCCTCCAGGTAGAGCGTGCTGGGACGGCCCATCTCCACGCCCTGCTCCACCGTCCATCGATGCGTCGTCGCGACGCCGTTCTCGCGCCGCGCAAGGTGCGCGGCGAGCGCAGTGGCCGCGGCCCCGGTCGCCGGGTCTTCGCCCAGGCCCATGGCGGGCGCGAACATCCGCGCGCGCAGGTCCACGCCCGGCGCGCCGGGCGCGATGATGTACAGGTGCGGCGCCCAGGTATCCCCCAGCACGCGCTCCCATGCGCTCTGGTCCATGCGCACGCCCGCCAGCGCTTCGAGCGAGCGTACGGGCAGGATGAGGAACGGCACGCCGCATGAGGCCGCCGCCGGTGCCCAGTCACTGTCAAGCAGGTCCGACTCATCCAAACCGATGACCCGCGCCAAGTC
This region of Longimicrobium sp. genomic DNA includes:
- a CDS encoding DUF3131 domain-containing protein, producing MLRSAHRFAFVTLTLLLTAGCLDNVGPVAPEPEPDPRVTTPHADQALFLEAARAAWLYADTQYQPATGLINSVHDYKYATIWDIASGLSAMYCANRLGLLPRTEYDTRMSRALKTLETMPLFDGAVFSKNYRTPTAAIAGRDDRDVSSSERGTGWSATDVGRLLIWLRIIAEKQPQYAAEISRIVARLDLDRVVADGYLWGTDVDAAGTVRRYREGRLGYEQYAARGFELWGYPAPRALSLSENTFPIEVLGVPLLADRRGDEHLTSEPFVLAGLEVGWNAEMRGLSERVLKVQEERFKRTGQMTMVSEDHVPVAPWYFFYYSINHHGHQFVVNVQGSAVDLHDPRWISAKAAYAWHALLPRGYTRSAVDAVAAARTGRGWSSGVYEKGRGSTGSENINTAAIILQAALYSRTGLPLID
- a CDS encoding PhzF family phenazine biosynthesis protein gives rise to the protein MRYSYHLLDVFTDRVFGGNPLAVFPDGQGLSTEQMQRVAAELNLSETVFVLPPETQAGTRKLRIFTPAVELPFAGHPTVGTAVLLAETGAVPEHVEHIVLEETVGPVAVRIAREPGQPTFAQLTAAQAPEFGPPPPAPADLARVIGLDESDLLDSDWAPAAASCGVPFLILPVRSLEALAGVRMDQSAWERVLGDTWAPHLYIIAPGAPGVDLRARMFAPAMGLGEDPATGAAATALAAHLARRENGVATTHRWTVEQGVEMGRPSTLYLEADVEAGSISAIRVGGSAVLVGKGWMEIPSDVSA